The following proteins are encoded in a genomic region of Chryseobacterium cucumeris:
- a CDS encoding DUF4230 domain-containing protein, with translation MRNYRTILSFAAGAGAMVLLFFGLKSCLNLGNKTEKSDYYILTNQISKMNKMVVMEQNTSSMQKTKMGYEVFGKEVSSNSIITYTKTNAQVSYDLNKMKIEVDSINKKLVITELPDAEIRITPSVEIQSLDDSFFNRISEKDIKNVTAKAKETAEKSIDQNQLRTEGRKQLMENLNNIFVLAKALNYEIEDKTGKIGILGL, from the coding sequence TTGAGAAATTATAGAACAATATTATCTTTTGCTGCAGGTGCCGGCGCAATGGTACTGCTCTTTTTTGGCCTGAAATCCTGCCTGAACCTTGGAAATAAAACTGAAAAGTCAGATTATTATATCCTGACCAATCAGATTTCCAAGATGAATAAGATGGTCGTCATGGAACAGAATACATCCAGCATGCAGAAAACCAAAATGGGTTATGAGGTTTTTGGAAAAGAAGTTTCCAGCAACAGTATTATTACCTACACAAAGACTAATGCACAGGTTTCTTATGATCTCAACAAAATGAAGATTGAAGTAGATTCCATCAACAAAAAGCTGGTGATTACCGAGCTTCCTGATGCTGAAATCAGAATTACACCTAGCGTTGAAATTCAGTCTTTGGATGATTCTTTTTTTAACAGGATCTCGGAGAAGGATATTAAAAATGTTACCGCTAAAGCTAAGGAAACCGCGGAGAAATCAATTGATCAGAATCAGTTGAGAACAGAAGGCCGTAAGCAGCTCATGGAAAACCTGAATAATATTTTTGTATTGGCTAAGGCTTTGAATTATGAAATAGAAGACAAGACCGGAAAAATTGGTATTCTGGGACTTTAG
- a CDS encoding TlpA family protein disulfide reductase, translating into MKKIITNIVAFSTLFLASQQLTAQKVVVNREVETQNDGKMLLGNQLKEQFLKAPYADWYVKEHDEYVLDQKAVSELKKEKIGTYDIIVFMGTWCEDSHRDFPRLMKILEAVSYPESKLNIIAVNRKKESPTGDESLYNLQKVPTIILKRYGKEVGRIIEMPTTGYIERDLVQILKKNDSSVIKEIFK; encoded by the coding sequence ATGAAAAAAATTATTACCAATATTGTTGCCTTTTCAACCTTGTTTTTGGCTTCACAGCAGCTTACTGCACAAAAAGTAGTGGTAAACCGTGAAGTTGAAACCCAGAATGATGGCAAAATGCTTTTGGGAAACCAGTTGAAAGAGCAGTTTTTAAAAGCTCCTTATGCAGATTGGTATGTGAAAGAACATGATGAGTATGTTCTTGATCAAAAGGCAGTCAGTGAATTAAAAAAAGAGAAAATCGGAACCTATGATATTATCGTTTTCATGGGAACCTGGTGTGAAGACAGCCACAGAGATTTTCCAAGACTGATGAAAATATTGGAAGCCGTAAGTTATCCGGAAAGTAAATTGAATATTATTGCTGTTAACCGTAAGAAAGAATCTCCTACCGGGGATGAAAGTCTTTACAATCTTCAGAAAGTTCCTACCATTATCCTGAAAAGATATGGAAAAGAAGTGGGCAGAATTATCGAAATGCCTACGACAGGATATATTGAAAGGGATTTGGTTCAAATTCTGAAAAAGAACGATTCGTCTGTTATCAAAGAAATTTTTAAATAG
- a CDS encoding nucleoside triphosphate pyrophosphohydrolase family protein produces MDKIDSLNQVAEFHTTFKAPILDTPQIPSPERCNLRVELLQEELNELKQAIADNNIVEIADALCDLQYVLSGAVLEFGLGNKFVELFNEVQRSNMSKACDNEEQAEETVEFYKAKEVESFYEKSGEKFNVYRKADHKVLKNKYYSPADLKSIIEK; encoded by the coding sequence ATGGATAAAATTGATAGTCTGAACCAAGTAGCAGAATTCCATACTACTTTCAAAGCCCCTATTTTAGATACCCCACAAATTCCTTCTCCTGAAAGATGCAACCTGAGAGTAGAACTTTTACAGGAAGAATTAAACGAACTGAAACAAGCTATTGCTGACAATAATATTGTAGAAATTGCAGATGCATTGTGTGATCTTCAGTATGTTTTGAGTGGTGCGGTACTGGAATTCGGACTTGGCAACAAATTTGTAGAGCTATTCAACGAAGTTCAACGCTCCAATATGTCGAAAGCATGTGATAATGAAGAACAGGCAGAGGAAACTGTAGAATTTTACAAAGCGAAGGAAGTAGAATCTTTTTATGAAAAGTCCGGAGAAAAATTTAATGTTTACAGAAAGGCAGATCATAAAGTATTAAAAAACAAATACTACTCTCCTGCTGATTTAAAATCAATTATCGAAAAATAA
- a CDS encoding glycohydrolase toxin TNT-related protein, producing MKHLFKYIFFLAITSFSVACSSDDDEVIDVNPDVTTVFYKNADELAVTYDSNNSVSQAIRNQAYDLYKRGKWSELESLFKANNLNGGWPPANGGYNIVDDVPLQVGQKFDRYSGAVGSYNGTGVPTLGGSFTSPIINGYVYTFTQRALNQPEDKYDFYYEIDVLNNSMQFKTQTADIIPWFSQAGKGKQTMWKIPIDINTGYQKTWNKLAEEGYIKITIKRSPSGKYPNLAGTVIQP from the coding sequence ATGAAACATTTATTTAAGTACATTTTTTTTCTAGCCATTACTTCGTTCTCGGTTGCCTGTAGCTCTGACGATGATGAAGTAATAGACGTCAATCCGGATGTGACCACCGTATTCTACAAAAATGCAGATGAACTGGCAGTAACCTATGACTCCAATAATTCGGTAAGCCAAGCCATAAGAAATCAAGCTTATGATTTATACAAAAGAGGAAAATGGAGCGAGCTGGAATCTCTTTTTAAGGCTAATAATTTAAATGGCGGATGGCCGCCTGCCAACGGAGGTTATAATATTGTTGATGATGTTCCTTTACAGGTTGGGCAGAAGTTCGACAGATACAGCGGTGCAGTCGGCAGTTATAACGGAACCGGGGTTCCTACATTAGGAGGAAGCTTTACAAGCCCTATCATCAACGGATATGTTTATACTTTTACACAAAGAGCTCTAAACCAGCCTGAAGACAAATACGATTTTTATTATGAAATTGATGTACTGAACAACTCCATGCAGTTTAAAACCCAGACAGCAGACATTATTCCGTGGTTCAGCCAGGCAGGAAAAGGTAAACAAACGATGTGGAAAATTCCTATCGATATCAATACAGGTTACCAGAAAACATGGAATAAGCTGGCAGAAGAAGGCTATATTAAAATTACCATTAAGAGAAGCCCAAGCGGAAAATATCCTAACTTAGCAGGCACAGTTATTCAGCCATAA